A section of the Paenibacillus aurantius genome encodes:
- a CDS encoding response regulator, which produces MNGTNDQRETERSRRSRKLMEEGRRLYLDDLAKQLDRLGELLKEEGDEEAPAEIYRTLHTMKGSAPIFGFRQAGKVAEEWLPLWEWAAPDPDDPLPPDKPQERSLPFLERLGLELAYHRQQLELGRLETSSPHPAPPSQGRLLVVDDDPFLRSYLARRLRLSGYEVDEAANVETATRLLRERAYDLITLDLIMEPQSGYELFHYLKADPTLKWIPLIVLSGRGELGDKVRCFELGADDYITKPFQFEEMAARLSRLLARTKSFEHLAFRDPLTGVYNRRYFESRLHQELRRLESEPGPLSLAFLDLDRFKSINDTYGHSIGDLILQGMAYLLQQNGGPGDLVARFGGEEFVVLFPGLGRKEAHERIEAVRRRVHGQPVYRDKEGRSHSVTFSAGIAEWKPGMGGDRLVRLADEAMYRAKETGRDRIIEAGDAENVTEAAAEAVRRRKRILIADDDELLRSIIRSELEELGADLIEARDGEEAFALLRDESPDLCILDGLMPRLDGFGLLARLKAELPVQAERTRILMLTGRSHEKDRAGGLRLGIHDYMTKPFSLVELEMRVKRLLQLEEGPLSICP; this is translated from the coding sequence TTGAACGGAACCAATGATCAGCGGGAAACGGAGCGCTCCCGCCGCAGCCGGAAGCTGATGGAGGAGGGCCGGAGGCTGTATTTGGACGATCTGGCCAAGCAGCTGGACAGGCTCGGGGAGCTTCTGAAGGAGGAGGGGGATGAAGAGGCCCCGGCGGAAATTTACCGCACCCTTCATACGATGAAGGGGAGTGCCCCGATTTTTGGCTTCCGCCAGGCGGGGAAGGTGGCCGAGGAATGGCTTCCCCTGTGGGAATGGGCGGCCCCTGACCCGGACGATCCCCTTCCTCCCGATAAGCCGCAGGAGCGGAGCCTGCCCTTTCTGGAGCGGCTCGGCCTGGAGCTTGCGTATCACCGCCAGCAGCTGGAGCTGGGACGGCTCGAGACGTCAAGCCCCCACCCGGCGCCCCCTTCCCAGGGCCGTCTGCTGGTTGTGGACGACGATCCGTTCCTTCGGTCCTATCTGGCCCGGAGGCTCCGTCTCAGCGGTTACGAGGTGGATGAAGCCGCCAATGTGGAAACGGCCACTAGGCTCCTCCGGGAGAGGGCCTATGACCTGATCACGCTTGACCTGATCATGGAGCCCCAATCCGGATACGAATTGTTTCATTACTTGAAAGCCGATCCGACCTTGAAGTGGATTCCCCTTATCGTGCTTTCGGGCCGGGGGGAGCTTGGCGACAAAGTCCGCTGCTTCGAGCTCGGAGCGGATGATTATATCACGAAGCCTTTTCAATTTGAGGAAATGGCCGCAAGGCTCTCCCGGCTGCTCGCGCGGACGAAGAGCTTCGAGCACCTGGCGTTTCGCGATCCGCTGACGGGCGTCTACAACCGGCGCTATTTCGAGAGCCGGCTGCACCAGGAGCTGCGCCGTCTGGAATCCGAGCCGGGCCCGCTTAGTCTGGCGTTTCTCGATCTGGACCGCTTTAAGAGCATCAATGACACCTACGGTCATTCCATCGGGGACTTGATCCTGCAGGGAATGGCTTACCTGCTCCAGCAGAACGGGGGCCCCGGCGACCTTGTCGCCCGCTTCGGCGGAGAGGAATTCGTCGTGCTCTTTCCGGGGCTCGGACGGAAGGAAGCCCATGAACGGATCGAAGCGGTCCGTCGGCGCGTCCATGGCCAGCCGGTTTACCGGGACAAGGAGGGCCGTTCCCATTCCGTCACCTTTTCCGCGGGAATTGCGGAATGGAAGCCCGGCATGGGGGGCGACCGGCTTGTCCGCCTGGCGGATGAAGCCATGTACCGGGCCAAGGAAACGGGGCGGGACCGGATTATCGAAGCCGGTGATGCCGAAAACGTGACCGAGGCCGCAGCGGAAGCCGTCCGGCGTCGTAAACGGATCCTGATCGCGGATGACGACGAGCTGCTGCGATCCATTATCCGTTCCGAGCTCGAGGAGCTGGGGGCGGATCTGATCGAGGCCCGGGACGGCGAGGAAGCGTTCGCCCTGCTGCGCGACGAGAGCCCGGATCTGTGCATCCTGGACGGGCTTATGCCGAGGCTGGACGGCTTCGGGCTCCTTGCCCGATTGAAGGCCGAGCTTCCCGTGCAGGCAGAGCGGACACGAATTCTGATGCTGACCGGCCGCTCCCATGAGAAAGACCGGGCGGGGGGGCTTCGGTTAGGCATCCATGATTACATGACGAAGCCGTTCTCCCTCGTAGAATTGGAAATGAGGGTGAAGAGGCTGCTCCAGCTCGAAGAAGGCCCTCTTTCGATTTGTCCATAA
- a CDS encoding DUF2194 domain-containing protein, with the protein MSRKTITFLSVTVSFLLLGIFLQAARISDLPHLSKAKLVYKETAFPVTDAVYGSLPAGSPLGLYLYGDPSDAESRKAMANLETALSLAKLDHKEIGAEGIRELKPDPWTVLLLMGEDISRVDRAAVESFVRQGGRLVVGTRFYAPEWDRMLGIADNRGFREGAMHGIRFDKPLFPGYLDLPSNNVVFSNSVLDVQLAPESVPYLSSEGTPLLWTHVYGQGKVVFWNWTSSTQKLGRGLLVQSIGLASESFVSAQVASRSLNIDDFPSPVPDSDNPLVRQEYGLSTQDFYERVWWEDMTRFAKVYGWKYTGLLIGNYQNQTDSPLPALTDDYAETIPYFGTKLIGMGGELGLHGYNHQSLVTRGEPVDPDLGYRPWQSEPAMEEGLVHLNDLAKKLFPGHELKTYVPPSNVLNRTGKEALAHAVPSLAILSSLYDADGQPGYLEQEFGRDAEFPQLFNFPRVSSGYAMDPAIRFYIADVVANFGLVNHFVHPDDVLDAHRSQGKGWKALSEPFEKWMATLNQTYPYLQPLTVRDAVKKFSLYQDGRVEVRYSNGTIAIQARQELVPMHYTVRIPEGKRPEVAKEDGVLTRLEAGNGLWHLEARKPAVTIALKEGKP; encoded by the coding sequence GTGTCCCGCAAAACGATTACCTTCTTAAGCGTTACCGTTAGCTTTCTTCTGCTCGGCATCTTTCTGCAGGCCGCCCGCATCTCGGACCTTCCCCATCTTTCCAAGGCCAAGCTGGTCTACAAGGAGACGGCGTTCCCGGTAACGGATGCGGTTTATGGGAGCCTTCCGGCCGGAAGTCCGCTTGGCCTGTACTTATACGGAGATCCGTCCGATGCGGAAAGCAGGAAGGCGATGGCCAACCTGGAAACGGCGCTTTCCCTGGCCAAGCTGGACCACAAGGAGATCGGAGCGGAGGGAATCCGGGAACTGAAGCCGGACCCTTGGACGGTGCTTCTGCTTATGGGCGAAGACATTTCCCGGGTGGACCGGGCCGCGGTCGAGTCCTTTGTCCGGCAAGGGGGGCGTCTTGTGGTCGGCACCCGCTTCTATGCGCCGGAGTGGGACCGTATGCTCGGTATCGCGGATAACCGCGGATTCCGGGAGGGGGCCATGCACGGCATCCGGTTCGACAAGCCCCTGTTCCCCGGCTATTTGGACCTTCCGTCCAACAATGTCGTCTTCTCCAACAGCGTGCTGGATGTGCAGCTGGCGCCGGAGTCGGTTCCTTACCTCTCGTCCGAGGGGACTCCTCTTCTTTGGACGCACGTTTACGGACAGGGCAAGGTGGTCTTCTGGAACTGGACGAGCAGCACCCAGAAGCTGGGACGGGGGCTTCTCGTCCAGTCGATCGGCCTTGCGTCGGAGAGCTTTGTGTCGGCCCAGGTGGCTTCGCGCAGCTTGAACATCGACGACTTTCCTTCTCCGGTTCCGGACAGCGACAACCCTTTGGTCCGCCAGGAATACGGCCTGAGCACCCAGGATTTCTACGAACGGGTGTGGTGGGAGGACATGACCCGGTTTGCCAAAGTATACGGCTGGAAATACACGGGGCTGCTCATCGGCAACTACCAGAACCAGACGGACTCTCCGCTGCCTGCTCTAACGGATGATTACGCGGAAACCATTCCCTACTTCGGAACGAAGCTGATCGGAATGGGCGGGGAGCTCGGGCTGCACGGGTACAACCATCAATCCTTGGTTACCCGTGGGGAGCCGGTCGATCCCGACCTGGGCTACCGGCCCTGGCAGAGCGAGCCGGCCATGGAAGAGGGGCTCGTTCACTTGAACGACCTCGCCAAGAAGCTGTTCCCGGGGCACGAGCTCAAAACCTACGTTCCCCCCTCCAATGTCTTGAACCGGACCGGTAAGGAGGCGTTGGCCCATGCCGTGCCGTCGCTTGCCATTCTAAGCTCCCTGTACGATGCGGACGGTCAGCCGGGCTACCTGGAACAGGAGTTCGGAAGAGATGCCGAATTTCCCCAATTGTTCAACTTTCCCCGGGTATCCTCGGGATATGCCATGGACCCCGCCATCCGGTTCTATATTGCCGATGTGGTCGCGAATTTCGGACTGGTGAATCATTTCGTCCATCCGGATGACGTCCTCGATGCCCACCGTTCCCAAGGCAAAGGGTGGAAGGCCTTGAGCGAGCCGTTCGAAAAATGGATGGCCACGCTAAACCAGACCTATCCTTATTTGCAGCCGCTCACGGTGAGGGACGCGGTCAAGAAATTTTCCCTGTACCAGGATGGCCGCGTAGAGGTCCGGTACAGTAACGGCACCATCGCCATCCAGGCGCGTCAAGAGCTTGTCCCCATGCATTATACCGTCCGGATCCCGGAAGGAAAGCGTCCCGAGGTGGCCAAAGAAGACGGCGTGCTGACCCGGCTCGAAGCCGGCAACGGCCTGTGGCATCTCGAGGCCCGCAAGCCTGCCGTGACCATTGCCTTAAAGGAAGGAAAGCCATGA
- a CDS encoding CD3324 family protein: MSYKNGKDILPPSLLKQLQDYIQGEIVYIPKKEQKRAGWGENNGTRQIMERRNREIYNMYKSGSTMMELIQKFHLSEDSIRKIIVKTRVLVSEAAR; encoded by the coding sequence ATGAGTTACAAAAACGGAAAGGATATTCTTCCCCCTAGCCTGCTGAAACAGCTGCAGGACTACATCCAGGGAGAAATCGTCTATATCCCCAAGAAGGAACAGAAGCGAGCGGGATGGGGAGAAAATAACGGAACCCGGCAGATTATGGAACGGAGAAACCGGGAGATTTACAATATGTACAAAAGCGGCTCTACGATGATGGAGCTGATTCAGAAATTCCACCTGTCCGAGGACAGCATCCGCAAAATCATTGTCAAAACGCGGGTACTCGTTTCGGAAGCGGCCCGGTAA
- a CDS encoding sulfate ABC transporter substrate-binding protein: MALFLKKAAAGRPYKRGAALLTALALAWSLAGCGSSDTTTNASATGGGSSQASAPKDVKLTNVSYDPTRELYDAYNKAFAKYWKDKTGQNVTVEQSHGGSGAQARAVIDGLEADVTTLALAYDIDSISDKGLINKDWQTKLKDNSSPYTSTIVFLVRKGNPKGIKDWEDLIKPDVKVITPNPKTSGGARWSYLAAWGYALKKNNNDEAKAKEYVGKLFKNVPVLDTGARGSTTTFVEKGIGDVLLSWENEAYLSLNQLGKDRFEIINPSVSILAEPPVAVVDKVADKRGTREVAQAYLEYLYSEEGQKIAAENYYRPRLQSIADQFKDKFPKIELFDISLFGGWAKAQQTHFSDGGVFDQIYIPSK, from the coding sequence ATGGCACTATTTCTTAAGAAGGCGGCGGCCGGACGGCCTTACAAAAGGGGGGCGGCTCTGTTGACCGCATTGGCATTAGCCTGGAGCTTGGCGGGCTGCGGGAGCTCCGATACCACCACCAATGCCTCCGCCACCGGGGGCGGATCCTCCCAGGCTTCGGCTCCGAAAGACGTTAAGCTGACGAACGTTTCGTACGATCCCACCCGGGAGCTGTACGACGCCTACAACAAAGCGTTCGCCAAGTATTGGAAGGACAAAACGGGCCAGAACGTAACCGTGGAGCAGTCTCACGGAGGCTCGGGCGCTCAGGCGAGGGCGGTCATCGACGGTCTGGAGGCGGATGTTACGACGCTGGCTCTCGCTTACGACATCGATTCCATCAGCGATAAAGGGCTGATCAACAAGGACTGGCAGACGAAGCTGAAGGACAACAGCTCGCCTTACACCTCCACGATCGTGTTCCTCGTGCGCAAAGGCAATCCGAAGGGAATCAAGGATTGGGAGGATTTGATCAAGCCGGATGTGAAGGTCATCACCCCGAATCCAAAGACCTCGGGCGGCGCCCGCTGGAGCTACCTCGCGGCTTGGGGCTATGCGCTCAAGAAGAATAACAACGACGAGGCCAAAGCCAAGGAGTACGTAGGCAAGCTGTTCAAGAACGTGCCCGTCCTCGATACCGGGGCGCGCGGCTCCACGACCACCTTCGTCGAGAAGGGAATCGGCGACGTCCTGCTCTCCTGGGAGAACGAAGCCTACCTGTCCCTGAACCAGCTGGGCAAGGATAGATTCGAAATCATCAATCCGTCGGTCAGCATTCTGGCGGAGCCTCCGGTTGCCGTTGTTGACAAGGTAGCCGACAAGCGGGGGACGCGGGAAGTGGCGCAGGCTTATCTGGAATATCTCTATTCGGAAGAGGGCCAGAAAATCGCGGCCGAGAATTACTACCGCCCCCGTCTGCAGTCGATTGCCGACCAGTTCAAAGACAAATTCCCTAAGATCGAACTGTTCGACATCAGCCTGTTCGGCGGATGGGCGAAAGCGCAGCAGACGCATTTCAGTGACGGAGGCGTCTTTGACCAGATCTATATCCCATCCAAATAA
- a CDS encoding response regulator transcription factor gives MKRLAIVDDDVILLTFLQSLFEERGYEVTVFSDSEEALQSLEDNCPDAVLTDVLMPKLSGFELCRKLRAAEAFGKVPIFLMSAKHSIGELSKSMMAGADEYIIKPFQPEELCLKLEQVYKRKNNPIRIKPNEG, from the coding sequence ATGAAGCGACTGGCGATTGTAGACGACGACGTCATCCTCCTGACCTTTCTTCAAAGCCTTTTTGAAGAGAGAGGGTATGAGGTAACGGTCTTTAGCGATTCCGAAGAGGCTCTGCAGTCCTTGGAGGACAACTGTCCTGATGCGGTCCTGACCGATGTGCTCATGCCGAAGCTGAGCGGCTTCGAGCTCTGCCGGAAGCTGAGGGCGGCGGAAGCCTTCGGCAAGGTGCCCATCTTCCTGATGAGTGCCAAGCATTCCATAGGCGAGCTGTCCAAATCGATGATGGCGGGGGCGGACGAGTATATCATCAAGCCCTTTCAGCCGGAGGAGCTCTGCCTCAAGCTGGAACAGGTCTATAAGCGAAAGAACAACCCGATCAGAATCAAGCCGAACGAAGGATAA
- a CDS encoding ABC transporter ATP-binding protein encodes MNHITVNRLTRHFGRQAAVDDVSFQIESGKLIGLLGPSGGGKTTILRMLAGLEQPDSGEIRFHGRRVNEAPPQERGIGFVFQNYALFKHMSVYDNIAFGLTLRKKARKEIAARVEELIELTGLSGLGKRLPHQLSGGQRQRVAFARAIAPEPQLLLLDEPFAAIDAKVRKELRTWLKEMIDRVKITTIFVTHDQEEAVEVADEIMVINQGKLEQKGTPWEIYKEPQSPFVAAFIGESSVVDDVSRLKGFEMGAPGSKGMIRPEFIDITKEGEPAYSSAADRGLVRSLYFRGTSWQVEVETGSHRLLAYRSLEQPAVAVGEEVGVLIHRIYVFDGETGAMLENARKADPMPVYI; translated from the coding sequence ATGAACCATATAACCGTTAACCGGCTGACCCGGCACTTCGGCAGGCAGGCCGCGGTGGATGACGTGAGCTTTCAAATCGAATCCGGCAAGCTCATCGGCCTGCTCGGCCCAAGCGGCGGCGGTAAGACGACGATCCTGCGGATGCTGGCCGGCCTGGAGCAGCCCGATTCGGGCGAGATCCGGTTCCACGGCCGGCGGGTAAACGAGGCTCCGCCGCAGGAGCGGGGCATCGGCTTTGTTTTTCAGAACTATGCCCTGTTCAAGCACATGTCCGTCTATGACAACATCGCCTTCGGGCTGACCCTGCGCAAGAAAGCCCGCAAGGAGATAGCGGCGCGCGTCGAGGAGCTCATCGAGCTGACAGGGCTCAGCGGCCTCGGCAAGCGGCTGCCGCACCAGCTGTCGGGCGGCCAGCGGCAGCGGGTGGCCTTCGCCCGCGCGATCGCCCCCGAGCCTCAGCTTCTGCTGCTCGACGAGCCCTTCGCGGCGATCGACGCCAAGGTGCGCAAGGAGCTGCGCACGTGGCTGAAGGAGATGATCGACCGTGTCAAGATCACGACCATCTTCGTTACCCACGACCAGGAGGAAGCCGTGGAGGTGGCTGACGAGATCATGGTCATCAACCAGGGGAAGCTGGAGCAGAAGGGCACCCCCTGGGAGATCTACAAGGAGCCCCAGTCCCCGTTCGTGGCGGCCTTCATCGGCGAATCGAGCGTCGTGGACGACGTCAGCCGGCTGAAGGGCTTCGAGATGGGGGCTCCGGGCAGCAAGGGCATGATCCGACCGGAATTCATCGACATCACGAAGGAGGGAGAGCCGGCCTACTCCTCCGCCGCCGATCGGGGTCTGGTGCGCAGCCTCTATTTCCGGGGAACGTCCTGGCAGGTGGAGGTCGAGACCGGGTCCCACCGGCTGCTCGCTTACCGCTCCCTGGAGCAGCCGGCGGTTGCGGTAGGGGAAGAGGTGGGGGTGCTCATTCACCGCATCTATGTGTTTGACGGCGAGACCGGGGCCATGCTGGAGAATGCGCGGAAAGCCGACCCCATGCCCGTCTATATTTAA
- a CDS encoding response regulator translates to MTKILLADDEAALRFLLTETLADEGFELTEAADGNEAVRELQAQAFGLVILDYMMPEKTGVEVCEWLRGSESANREAPVVLLTAKALDKDKERAKAAGVTAYIVKPFSPMHLIDVVNGLLESRES, encoded by the coding sequence ATGACTAAAATTTTGTTGGCGGACGATGAAGCGGCGCTTCGCTTTCTCCTGACGGAAACGCTGGCCGACGAAGGCTTTGAGCTGACGGAGGCGGCGGATGGGAACGAGGCGGTGCGGGAGCTGCAGGCCCAGGCGTTCGGGCTGGTTATTCTGGATTACATGATGCCGGAGAAAACGGGCGTCGAGGTGTGCGAATGGCTGCGGGGCTCCGAATCGGCCAACCGGGAGGCTCCGGTCGTTCTTCTGACGGCCAAAGCGCTCGATAAGGACAAGGAACGGGCCAAGGCGGCAGGCGTGACGGCTTACATCGTGAAGCCTTTCAGCCCCATGCATTTGATCGATGTGGTCAACGGGCTTCTGGAAAGCCGGGAAAGCTGA
- a CDS encoding NAD-dependent epimerase/dehydratase family protein, with translation MNVLVTGGAGFIASHLVDELIALGHAVHVVDNLSTGREENLNPHAVLHRMDIRDDRLADVFREVKPEAVFHHAAQIDVQTSLKQPLLDAEINILGTIAILEQCRDYGVRKLIYASSAAVYGTPDYLGVDEKHPVRPLSFYGISKHTPEHYIQAFAALCGLDYTILRYANVYGIRQDPKGEGGVISIFVDKLLRGERPLIFGNGEQTRDFIYVKDIVRANLAALTQGSGGLYNVSWNEQTSVNRLLDVMCGLSGRDFNPVYGPARPGDIEHSRLDNQAALDGLGWKPVYPLEEGLKETLAYYERLYSRQAM, from the coding sequence ATGAATGTTTTGGTAACCGGCGGTGCCGGCTTTATTGCTTCCCATCTTGTAGACGAGCTCATCGCGCTTGGGCACGCCGTCCATGTGGTGGACAACCTGTCGACCGGACGGGAAGAGAACCTGAACCCCCATGCTGTGCTTCATCGCATGGACATCCGGGACGACCGGCTGGCGGACGTCTTCCGTGAGGTAAAGCCGGAGGCGGTGTTCCATCACGCCGCTCAAATCGACGTCCAGACTTCGCTCAAGCAACCGCTCCTCGATGCCGAGATCAACATTCTCGGAACGATCGCGATTCTTGAGCAGTGCAGGGATTACGGGGTCCGCAAGCTGATCTATGCCTCCTCGGCCGCCGTCTACGGAACGCCGGATTATTTGGGGGTCGACGAGAAGCACCCGGTACGGCCTCTTTCCTTCTATGGCATTTCCAAGCATACGCCGGAGCATTACATCCAGGCCTTTGCCGCCCTTTGCGGTTTGGATTATACGATTTTGCGCTATGCCAATGTGTACGGAATCCGCCAGGATCCGAAGGGGGAGGGCGGCGTCATCTCCATCTTCGTGGACAAGCTTTTGCGGGGGGAACGCCCCCTTATCTTCGGAAACGGGGAGCAGACGAGGGATTTTATTTATGTAAAAGATATCGTGCGCGCCAATCTCGCGGCCTTAACCCAAGGAAGCGGCGGCCTGTACAACGTCAGCTGGAACGAGCAGACGAGCGTGAACCGGCTTCTCGACGTCATGTGCGGGCTGAGCGGGCGTGACTTTAATCCGGTTTACGGCCCGGCTCGTCCGGGGGACATCGAACACAGCCGCCTCGACAACCAGGCCGCCTTGGACGGCCTGGGCTGGAAACCGGTGTATCCGCTGGAGGAGGGACTCAAGGAAACCCTGGCTTACTACGAGCGCTTGTACTCCCGCCAGGCGATGTAA
- a CDS encoding YezD family protein, producing MSKALELDELWISRLLEQLNGLEYGSLNVIVHDGRIVQLEKTERKRFDPPRSGGKGTQD from the coding sequence ATGAGCAAAGCCTTGGAGCTTGACGAGCTGTGGATCAGCCGTCTCTTGGAGCAGCTGAACGGTTTGGAGTACGGATCGCTTAACGTCATTGTGCATGACGGCCGGATCGTGCAGCTGGAGAAGACCGAGCGCAAGCGGTTCGACCCCCCGCGCAGCGGGGGAAAAGGCACGCAGGACTAG
- a CDS encoding endo alpha-1,4 polygalactosaminidase has product MTPRRLKTALLISSLLAALALGEGKTYGSGPFQQVNSYTIYYGEATPERMAQLKRKNLVIIEPHQFTAGQIQEIRKAGTLVIGYLSVMESPVWNQARMTKLQAGDYLLNNGQKIRFAEWNSYLMDLRSRHYRTVLLEEIRSSIAGKGLDGIFLDTVGDMDDRLTDQKVQTEIRQAYRGFLQETSTKFPALTLIQNRGFDTLPYSLPYLDGFLWEDWRSTWKQNEWMKQRVQQLQLAQQGGLKVFSVSTRKDAGAAKAASQLNYVHLDAAGGYLNKIN; this is encoded by the coding sequence ATGACCCCAAGACGATTAAAAACGGCCCTGTTGATCTCCTCCCTGCTTGCCGCCTTGGCCCTCGGAGAGGGCAAAACCTACGGCTCCGGCCCTTTTCAGCAGGTGAACTCCTATACCATCTACTACGGCGAGGCTACCCCGGAGCGAATGGCCCAGTTAAAGCGTAAAAATCTCGTCATTATCGAGCCTCATCAATTTACCGCCGGCCAAATCCAGGAAATCCGGAAGGCCGGCACCCTCGTGATCGGCTATCTTTCCGTGATGGAGTCCCCCGTGTGGAACCAAGCCCGCATGACCAAGCTCCAAGCCGGCGATTATTTGCTCAACAACGGTCAAAAAATCCGATTCGCGGAGTGGAACTCCTATCTGATGGACCTGCGAAGCCGCCATTACCGCACCGTCCTGCTTGAGGAAATCCGGAGCTCGATCGCCGGTAAAGGCTTGGACGGGATTTTTCTCGATACGGTGGGGGACATGGACGACCGCCTGACTGACCAAAAGGTGCAGACCGAAATCCGCCAGGCTTACCGGGGCTTCCTCCAGGAGACGTCCACGAAGTTTCCCGCGCTTACCCTGATCCAGAACCGGGGCTTCGATACCTTGCCATACTCGCTGCCCTATCTGGACGGTTTCCTGTGGGAGGACTGGAGGTCCACCTGGAAGCAGAACGAATGGATGAAGCAGCGGGTTCAACAGCTTCAGCTCGCCCAGCAGGGAGGCCTGAAGGTGTTCTCGGTCAGCACCCGCAAGGATGCCGGAGCGGCCAAGGCGGCCTCGCAGCTGAACTACGTACACCTCGATGCCGCAGGCGGTTACCTCAATAAAATTAATTAA
- the cysW gene encoding sulfate ABC transporter permease subunit CysW encodes MSANVAAPAAAPVKARRPRHLTEPGWVRWTLIGLTLLFLGVVLVLPLVSVFLEGFKKGADVYFASLVKKDALAAIRLTLQIAAIAVPCNLVFGIAAAWAITKFTFRGKNVLITLIDLPFAVSPVIAGLVFVLLFGARGWFGPFLAEHDLKIIFAVPGIALSTIFVTFPFIARELIPLMQAQGTGEEEAAASLGANGWQMFRRITLPNIKWGLLYGVILCNARAMGEFGAVSVVSGHIRGKTNTLPLYVEILYNEYNFAASYAAASLLVLLAFVTLVAKSAIEWKHLKKHTT; translated from the coding sequence ATGTCCGCTAACGTGGCTGCCCCGGCCGCCGCTCCAGTTAAGGCTCGCCGGCCCCGCCATTTGACGGAGCCGGGCTGGGTCCGGTGGACGCTGATCGGTCTCACCCTGCTTTTTCTCGGCGTTGTCCTGGTTCTGCCGCTGGTCTCGGTCTTCCTCGAAGGCTTCAAGAAGGGGGCCGACGTCTACTTCGCTTCCCTGGTCAAAAAGGACGCCCTGGCCGCGATCCGGCTGACGCTTCAGATAGCCGCCATCGCCGTGCCGTGCAACCTTGTTTTCGGCATAGCGGCCGCCTGGGCGATAACGAAATTCACCTTCCGCGGGAAGAATGTGCTGATCACTCTGATCGACCTGCCCTTTGCCGTTTCCCCGGTTATTGCCGGTCTTGTATTCGTGCTGCTGTTCGGGGCCCGCGGCTGGTTCGGCCCGTTCCTTGCGGAGCATGACCTGAAGATCATCTTCGCCGTTCCGGGTATCGCGCTCTCCACCATCTTCGTCACCTTCCCGTTCATCGCCCGCGAGCTGATTCCGCTCATGCAGGCGCAGGGCACGGGGGAGGAGGAAGCGGCGGCCAGCCTGGGCGCGAACGGATGGCAAATGTTCCGCCGGATCACGCTTCCGAATATCAAGTGGGGTCTCTTGTACGGCGTCATTCTCTGCAACGCCCGCGCCATGGGGGAGTTCGGCGCCGTTTCGGTCGTCTCCGGTCACATCCGCGGGAAGACGAACACCCTTCCGCTGTATGTGGAGATTCTGTACAACGAATACAATTTTGCCGCTTCTTATGCCGCTGCTTCCCTGCTCGTTCTGCTCGCCTTCGTGACGCTCGTCGCGAAGAGCGCCATCGAATGGAAGCATCTCAAGAAGCATACTACGTGA
- the cysT gene encoding sulfate ABC transporter permease subunit CysT, whose protein sequence is MTRVRKKRSVLPGFGLSMGFTLLYLSLIVLVPLSAAFLKTSALSWDQFWKIILNPRVIASYKLSFYTSFAAALINAVFGLLIAWVLVRYRFPGRRIIDGMIDIPFALPTAVAGIALTTIYAEKGWMGGLLKELGIKVAFTPLGIMVALTFIGLPFVVRTLQPVIEEMEKDVEEAAASLGAYRWTTFRRVILPELLPPLLTGFALAFARGIGEYGSVVFISGNMPMKTEIAPLLIMTKLEQFDYTGATAIAVVMLLISFLLLLAINFIQWKSSRGLLPR, encoded by the coding sequence ATGACTCGAGTCAGGAAAAAACGCAGCGTGCTGCCGGGGTTCGGCCTTTCCATGGGCTTCACCCTGCTTTATCTAAGCTTGATTGTACTGGTTCCTCTGTCGGCCGCCTTCCTTAAGACGTCGGCCCTTTCCTGGGACCAGTTCTGGAAAATCATTCTCAACCCCCGCGTTATCGCTTCCTATAAGCTGAGCTTCTACACCAGCTTTGCAGCAGCACTGATCAATGCGGTGTTCGGCCTGCTGATCGCTTGGGTTCTGGTTCGGTACCGGTTTCCGGGCCGGCGGATCATCGACGGGATGATCGACATTCCGTTCGCTCTCCCAACGGCTGTGGCGGGGATTGCGCTGACGACCATCTACGCGGAGAAAGGCTGGATGGGGGGCCTTCTGAAAGAGCTCGGCATCAAGGTGGCCTTTACCCCGCTTGGCATTATGGTCGCCCTCACGTTCATCGGCCTTCCCTTCGTCGTCCGGACGCTGCAGCCGGTCATCGAGGAGATGGAGAAGGATGTGGAGGAGGCCGCCGCGAGCCTGGGAGCCTACCGCTGGACGACTTTCCGGCGGGTCATTCTCCCGGAGCTGCTCCCGCCGCTGCTGACCGGGTTCGCGCTTGCCTTCGCCAGGGGAATCGGGGAATACGGCTCCGTCGTCTTCATTTCGGGGAACATGCCTATGAAGACGGAAATCGCCCCGCTTCTGATCATGACGAAGCTGGAGCAGTTCGATTATACGGGAGCGACCGCCATTGCCGTCGTCATGCTCCTCATTTCGTTCCTCCTGCTGCTCGCCATTAACTTCATTCAATGGAAATCCAGCCGGGGGCTGCTGCCCCGTTAG